The following proteins are co-located in the Pelagicoccus sp. SDUM812003 genome:
- a CDS encoding MBL fold metallo-hydrolase encodes MKLRFLGTGTSQGIPLIGCDCSVCRSDNPKNRRYRTHAHLEMGGLNIQIDAAPEFRLRALEHRIPKIDVVLLTHGHADHILGFDDMRRYCDLRKGEAIPVFTNDDGLERMRSIYPYAMRERPAVRGYPAFSVRPMPETLELEGGVGLVRSTSQDHGPFDTLGLVFEEFKSGSKIAYYTDCASVSEEAEELARGADLVVLDGLRMNEHPSHMSIDMAVDAARRIGAKRSFLIHMGHDVDHDRVNASLPEGVELSYDNLVVEV; translated from the coding sequence ATGAAGCTCCGCTTTCTTGGTACAGGCACCTCGCAAGGTATTCCATTGATCGGTTGCGATTGCTCGGTCTGTCGCTCGGACAATCCGAAGAATCGAAGATACAGGACGCATGCTCATTTGGAGATGGGTGGCCTCAATATTCAGATCGACGCGGCTCCGGAATTTCGTCTACGGGCGCTGGAGCACAGGATCCCGAAGATCGATGTGGTGCTGCTGACTCACGGGCATGCCGACCATATCCTGGGCTTCGATGACATGCGGCGCTACTGCGATTTGCGGAAGGGGGAGGCGATTCCGGTTTTTACGAACGACGACGGTCTGGAGCGCATGCGTTCTATCTATCCCTACGCGATGAGGGAACGGCCCGCTGTCCGGGGCTATCCGGCGTTTTCGGTTCGTCCGATGCCGGAAACGCTGGAGCTGGAGGGGGGCGTTGGCTTGGTGCGTTCGACTTCGCAGGATCATGGTCCATTCGACACCTTGGGGCTGGTTTTCGAGGAGTTTAAGTCGGGGAGCAAGATCGCCTACTATACGGATTGCGCATCGGTTAGCGAGGAGGCGGAGGAACTTGCTCGTGGAGCGGATCTGGTGGTTTTGGATGGTTTGAGGATGAATGAGCATCCGTCGCACATGTCGATTGACATGGCGGTCGATGCGGCTCGCAGGATTGGGGCGAAGCGCAGTTTTCTGATCCACATGGGACATGATGTGGACCATGACCGGGTGAACGCTTCCTTGCCCGAAGGAGTGGAGCTTTCTTACGACAATCTGGTGGTCGAGGTGTGA